Within Salvelinus fontinalis isolate EN_2023a unplaced genomic scaffold, ASM2944872v1 scaffold_0088, whole genome shotgun sequence, the genomic segment AATTCTTCACCTTCAACTGGTTCAATCTGATTCATGGTGAGCACCCACTCGTCTGCTTCTTTGGTTACTGTCAGGTCACATCCTTTTGGGTCCCAAATGACTTCTCCCTTTGTTTGGTGATGTGTCCATCCACAGAATGCAATCTCAGGTAGAGGCTTGATCCTTTTGATTGAGATTGTCTTCTGCTCTCCTATTTCAGTTATGAGTTGAGGTGGAACAGAGATTCTAACCTGGTCAGTCCTTTTTAATTGTTCGGCTGATTCCTCTCTTCTTTTCCTGCTTCCACCATACTTCTTGATCATGTGTGAGTCTGTTATTTCTGTACTAGTATTCATTATCACTTTTGCTATGTCAATGTCTTTTTTCTGCCATTCTAACTTCAATTGTTTGTTAGGGGGACCCTTCAAGAGTTGAAAAGTCAATTGTGGGGAAATCCCCTTCCCTTTCTCGTGAggcttctcttcctctttcttcccctgaggctccctcctcaggccggactGGGCTTTCATCTGGAAGGGTATCAATTTCAGGGAAGAGATGTTCCCATTCTGCAGGTGGTACTTCGGGATCCCACTGTGGAGGGCTTCTGTCAAAGAGGTCTGCCACAGCAGGTATGTCATCAGGAGCAACAGGCATGTTACTCCCCCCCATTTCTGGGCTTTCTGACCATACCTGAGGAAGCTTTGGTTGTTTTTCCCTTTCCTGTTCAGACTTTTTTCCCCTGGTACTTCTTCTGAGAGCTTTAGTTGATGCACTCGTCGTATCTTGGCTTGTATCTGGTCTGCCATTTTCTTGACTCCTCCCTGGCGTTTCGATCGTTTCCTCTGCTCCTGCTCCCTCCGGGCTCCCGCCTGGTGTATCAGCATCCTCTGTGTTCTCATCTCTATGTGGTTGTATCCTTTTCTCTGTTGGGACTCGTgtgcagtggtttagatggtaccacGTCTTGCTTCCTTTCACTTGGAC encodes:
- the LOC129843020 gene encoding uncharacterized protein LOC129843020; the protein is MGINIKDWTSEECVFRGHSKLQYNCNKNIYLSFTKVLVRVIFEVIFHDRTWRAWPGVTGTGTFLADDGFFGQSDKQGWPPNYNKEKKTVPEPGPEGHLPVIPGDLVYVRVFRRKWDQPRREGPYEVATATKTAVQVKGSKTWYHLNHCTRVPTEKRIQPHRDENTEDADTPGGSPEGAGAEETIETPGRSQENGRPDTSQDTTSASTKALRRSTRGKKSEQEREKQPKLPQVWSESPEMGGSNMPVAPDDIPAVADLFDRSPPQWDPEVPPAEWEHLFPEIDTLPDESPVRPEEGASGEERGREASREREGDFPTIDFSTLEGSP